AATCCCATCCTTTCAGCTGATTTCACCACAAAGAGTAGCTCGAAATACAATCAATGATACGCATACCTCACTTCTCAAAATGTCATTTGTAAAAAGTTTCCGAAAAGATTAGAACATTTGGTGTGGGAAAATTTCCGATGTTGACTTCGAACTAGATAGAGCGGACAAGGAAGTGaaaataaaattctaaatcttgtGCATGGAACCCGATGCCTCTATACACGAAACACATGATTTATTTTCACTTTGACGGTACCTGGCTAAATTTTTCTCGTCCCCAGGGTGTTttagtaatgtttttaaaactgtgaTTTTCGCTCCCACATTATCTTTGTACATAtataaaagtgaaaaaaattgAGTTTATCTGAAAGTTTAttagtttgtttttgtgattgaacaatgttttcataaaaaacaaaaaccaagttattactattaatattttgtgCTCCAAAAATACTTTCATATTAAAATAAAAGCTGAGAGTCACCCATTTGCAAGAAGCACCACACACAGAAATCGGCCCCTCCCCAAATCCCAGACCCAAGTTGTGtcaagttgtttatttttatttcgcTAATATACATTGCTTTTATGACCTTGGAAGTGTAATTACAATCGCCCTTTTCAAATAATATCTTTTGAGCAATTTATTGTAGAGCAAAATGACATGGGTAAAATCGGTAAGGATACATGTAGTCAGAGAGACAGGAAGACAGCggacagaatttttttttaatgttaactCAAGATTTGACAGACAAAAAACTTCTACGGTAATCATGtatactgccctctgttgagcataatgtcaatatttgtttagacGGGTACCCGTACCGTACCACTGTACCCAAACGTCGTTCGTGAAAAGTTTGTAAACATGGCGCATCTTTCGAGAGAACCGACTTTTAAGCTCCGCATTTCTCCTTCTAGTGAGCTACTCAAGCCCATTAATGTCCCACATAAGTTGCTAATGGGACCGGGGCCGTCTAATATTCCGCCCAGAGTTCTTGCTGCCGGTTCTCTGCCTGTTTTGGGACATTTACACCCTGAGTTTTTAAAGGTAAGTTTcatatttacatcaaacttttAATTGATTGATCTGCCAAAAAAAGTGCCGTCATCAGTGCGCGACGTACGTGCCACGTCTTAGTTATTCCTTTATTTCGGAATAATGTGTGGtcctactactactactactactacaacTGTCAGACTTGCCAACGTGTCGTTCCTAATCCTAGCTAGCTCGCCCCTTACAAAATTACTGTTCGTTTGTTGGTTATTTACTCTGCAAACTGGCAAAGAAAGCTCCCCCACAACAAATCATGCCTAGCCACTAGCTGAAATGAATGGCAACACCAAGAACAAGCAAGCGGTCAGTGAGCACTCAGTATAAAACAGACAAATATCTCTACTCTCTTGGCCTTGCCCTTGGTTCAAAGTGGATTTAAAATacttatttatctatttatagGCCCTGAAAACAGAATGGAAAGgtataaatttgataaaacaagTTGTATTGTCTATTGAATCAAAATATATTAGtggtagtactagtagtattaatattattatacttAGGCCTTCTACCAGTCCATAGAACTATATGAGTTTGTTTTGCTATCAGTGTACTATACTATCACTCAGAGGTGATAAGTAACTGGAACAAAACTCAGAATAATTCCAGTTGTAACTCTATCAAGATGTTTTGCTTGTCGAAGTTCCCCCCTTAAAAAGAAAACGCACAAAAACTGGATCTGTGAAAAGAATTGCCTCAAATCTTTAGTACTTTTAGAACTCAGATTTTTACCATTTTCCAAATTTTAACAGAGTGGTTGCATGGTGTTTGTTTTGTCAACAGGTAATGGATGACGTGAAAGCAGGAATTCAATATGCCTTTCAAACTAAGAACGAACTGACGTTAGCTGTGAGTGGGACTGGACATGCTGGTATGGAGGCAGCGACAATGAACATCGTAGAGAGAGGAGATACAATCCTGGTAGCTGAGAGTGGATTATGGGGACAAAGACTCGCTGGTCTGGCCGATAGACTTGGTAAACAAGAGACACAGTCAACCATGATATAGATCGTGAATTTTTTGGGGGTCGAGAGCCAGTAATGTAATGCTGCCGTCATGGCATGAATGGCTTAGGGGAGCATGCCTAAAAGAAATATATTCGGTTGGGTACATCACTCCTGTCATGAGTGACTGATGTACCCAACCAGATATATTTCTTTTAACATGCCCATTGTTGATAATTTCCAGCGCTTTGTACAGTATTAGAAATAGAGATTGAGAGGTTGTACTGTATTCATACTGGTACTACGTAAATTGATACGTGATGAGCCCTAGGGAACAGTATTTCTGTCAACAAtcaacattctttatccccgatgcaaatttaacatctctttatATCGCTGCGGTattgctgccaaaacataggattctaactgcctctaAAGCTATCgcgcaacctcggtagtctagttggttagacactgctctagaattgcaagggtcgtgggtttgaatcccacccgagtaacatgcctgtgatattttttcacaggactcgggaaagtactgagtatacagtgctaacacacatcggtgtaagggtaaaaacaaaaattaatattctttatccctgatgcaaatttaacatctcttaaatcAACATTGTTGTTAACAATTTATTCACCACTCATCTTCTccttatattaatattaatattttattattatcactttgttcttcttttatttCATCTCTAGGAGCCAATGTGAAAGTCATTAAAAAGCCAATGGGTCAAGTCTTCTCACTGCTTGACATTGAAAACGTAAGTACaggaattatttatttaaaaacacttCCAATCTTGCAGCTGCCAGGATTCAGTTATTGAACCAGCCTATGTACATGTttggtgtcatggccgaggggTTCAATCTCAGTCCTTGAATTCTATAactccagccgtcgatttcaccaaactcttcctaacttaggattagtcttaggatgtaaagacactggacactattggtaactgtcaaagaccagtcttctcgcttggtgtatctcaacatatgcataaaataacaaacctgtgaaaatttgagctcaatcggtcgtcgagtttgcgagataataatgaaagaaaaaacacccttgtcacaggaagttgtgtgctttctgatgcttgatttcgagacctcaaaatctaaacttgaggtctcgaaatcaaatttgtgaaaaaatacttctttctcgaacactatgtcacttcagagggagtcggtttctcacaatgttttataccagcaacttctccccattactcgcaatCATTACAAGCAACAACTCCAACTCCTAATCATTCCTCTCCGTCCTCTTCAACCAGGGTCTTAAGATGTACAGACCTTCCGTCTTCTTCATCACTCAAGGAGAATCCTCCGGTACATCACTTCAGCCCCTCCAGGGTGTCGGAGACCTTTGTCACAGGTTGGTCATAATCTTCCTACTTTTTAAAGTTGGGTCAACGATTGGTTGTTGTCAAAGTAATGCTCAATTACATGTATGGGAAGAATAAAATTCACCTGTGAAAAGTTTTGCTGAATTCAGTGTCTActtgttaaagggtctatgtaacttttgtaggacaaaaaacacaatttccacagatttacactaaacttacacagtttgaagataatgatagtagaaagctttcctgaaaaAGTTACgtgctgatgtgctgtagtttttgggaaatgagtaaaacaatgtcatgaaaataattttcgtctcatgagacgacaattattttaatcatttacaaacttatttttatgacattgttttactcatttctcaaaaacctacagcacctcagtaagtaatatttcaagggaagctttctaccatcattatcttcaaaccctgtaagtttaatgtaaatctatggacattttgaaaaggtacccaaatcctttaagaaaaCAGTAGAAAACTGTCACAGTCTTTTCATCAAGAATGTGGAATCCACAAATGCAGGAGTGCATTTTCGCGGCCTTAaccaaacaaaatttcactCAATGGCAAGTGATCAGCCAATGGCAAATTCAACCAAAACAGTTATAGGTTATGACCGAGAAAACGCGATCCAGGTGACAGCGAGTACCAACCGTATATCTGTCAGCAGCATTCCGGAATGGACACCAACCCTTAGAAATCTGCGAAAATTATTAATACATTTTAGTAACTGATGACTCCCACCCCTATTCTGTTATATTATCAGGTATAACTGTCTTTTACTCGTGGACACAGTAGCATCAATGGGAGGTGTGCCGTTACTTGTTGATGATTGGGGTAAGATATTAATACAACCAAACACAATAAAAGAATTTATAACAGCATCCAGCCCTATTGATACTTAACGCGAATCGCAAAAGCAAAGCAAATTTTCTTATGTCACTGTCTGGAAAACGTTACATATCGTTTGTGACACAGAACTGCTTCACATTCCTTTTGCGTGAAGTATGAAGCGCTGTTGAGACAGAAATGAGAGACTTTGGAATGCTGTTTGGCAGCAGACTGaacgggtaaatttccattgtttagattgttctgagcatgcgcaaacTACCAACGTCAATGGtttaacctggtaagtctgctgtcgtcgatttcacaaaacttggcgtcgttattgttatcgttctcgttatcatcccgttatcgctgcagtgggaccgggccttaactctttgtaaaatcgacccatgccaccTAGTGCCCATAAGTCCACCATTGTGATTGTGCTTAGTAAAGCAATGAAGTTGGTCCCTGCTCTGAATAGAAGTGCTGTAACCTTGACACCCCCTATAACTTGTAATGTCTCCTAGGTATTGATGTTATCTACAGCGGTTCCCAGAAAGTGCTTGGTGCCCCGCCCGGTACCGCGCCCATCTCGTTCAGTCTGAGGGCCAGGTAAGAGACATCTCGAAACAATGATTACCATAAGTATTGTCTTCATTCTCCTGAAGAGGAGCAGAGTATATTGTTAGAAACAAGTACAAATATTCAGTTTGTTTGCATCTTTTGTTCTAACGTTTGTCCCTGTAGTTAAAAcatcgataaacagtattgtccaaaggcccacacttcgtgtatcacaacttatatataaaataacaaacctgggaaaatttaggctcagtcgtttgtcagagtcgggagaaaataacgggaaaacccacccttgtttccgcacgtttcgccgtgtcatgatgtGTTATTCTtgataacgagaattgataattattttattgttttctcaaaaagcaaagcatttcatggaataatatttcaagggaagtctttcaccattaccttctgtaaaccctgtaaaagttatttgtaaatctgtgaacttttcatttttgttctgttctgaaagtgtccaatggctttacataacattttttttggaACTCCCCAGTCTTTAGTGTTCCCTTTTTGTGTGTTCCCTTTTCTTTTTCGGTCTCGATATTGGTAGTGAATATgacatattttgatttattctgtATAGGTTTAGACAATTCTTCTTTTGTGCCTCCCTTTTTACCAGAGAATCTCTGTACACCCATGTTAAATTCATGTTATTGTAATAAGTTTATGGAAAGGTTTTCGGAATTAAATTtgagctttaaaggaacattacagaattggttttgcttgcaaattagctgctggcagtgtaatccaccatgtacataaactgacaaacctgtagaagtttgagatcgatcggccgtctgggtcacgagagaatagtgaaaaaccgattaaaaattttgcattgcatcgctgccaaaacaaaaatgaataaagcgctcactgagcgataaactccaaacgcaaaattagattgtttatttctcatcaaatatgacatttcagacagaaatatttcaagggatgttttctactatcatcatcattagaccgtgtaagttttatgtaaatctgtgatcttcgtgatttttgtttcttaccaattttggtcgattgtatttgtttgttagaGAGAAGATGGCTCGCAGGAAGACCAAAGTTCCTTCGTTCTACCTGGATATGGCTGAGTTGGGCAATTATTGGGGATGTGACGAGAATCCCAGGAGGTCAGTTTAATCAAttcattgatttattgattgattggagAATTGTGATTGACTTATTGATTTGGTGATTGctgattgatttttttgttttattgattgttGAATGGTGATTCTTGATTGACTCATTTATGTGAAATGTGACTATTGATTGATTTGTTGATTTTCAAATAGTTTGGATATAGAACTTTCCTGAAATGTGATTAATTGACTAActgcttgattgattgattaagtAATTGATTGCATTGAATtaataaatgtatttatttttgaaacatttcatttattgttttgatttattgaTCAGCTTGAATATtttataattgattgattgattgattgattgattgcttaAGTGATTGATTTATTTCCCTGACAGGTTTAATGTATTGCCATTGATTATTTTATATTGATACGCTTGGCGGCTTATAAGCCATTACGTtaattttgaagaacaaaaaccAGCAACACTTTTTTGAGAAGGATTGTGAGATTATTGGATTAAACCctaaccattattattattagtaaagaGATTaggcttattattattttgttatatttatatatttttaaccaaaaaccaaaaatgaacattctttatccctgcTGCAAATTTTCAAGATTTATTAATAAGTTGTATTGATAAGATCTCTCAATTGAGACATTCATCTGTCTTCACCCTAAAGGTATCGTCACACCGGAATGATCAACTCTGTCTTCGCTTTGCGAGAAGGCCTAGCAATGCTCTCTTAAGTATTAATTGATTATCGGAATTGACCCTCACCATAATGATTATTTATAATGATTATTAATAATGAGATAAGTTTTATTGGTTAATTGTATTAATAAGATCTCTCGATTGAAACATTCACCTGTCTTCACCCTTAAGGTATCATCACACCGGCATGATCAACTCTGTCTACGCTTTACGAGAAGGCCTAGCGATGCTAGCTGAGGAAGGTCTAGAGAACTCCTGGAAGAGACACAAGGAGTGTTCCAAGATGCTGTATGCTGGACTGGACAAACTCGGCCTGAAGCTACTGGTATCGGACCCCTCAGTGCGTCTACCCACAGTGACAGGGGTAATGGTACCTGTTGGTGTCCCATGGAAGGAGGTTGCCGTGTATATGATGGACAAGTAATAAGACATTATGTTCATTCCGGTTTCACCCTTacaccgacgtgtgttagcactgtatacatggtgctttaaaggaatacatgcctcatacttcaaaacctagctccacataccttgcattACAAAATACTGAGTGCTTTGATATGCCCCTGGTTTCTGAGAAATCAGAAACAAAACTGTCCTGGTGATTTCCGAGAACTTCAAATCTATCATTGTGTACCAAGGGACAGTGGTTTCCAACCGCATCTCAGGCTGCAGCGTTCACGAATGACACAAACCCTCAGAAATCCAAGAAATGATTCATCTTTAGATTTGAGtaatttggggtgaaattaatttacatttttttttttgccaaaggaaaactttctcaaaatactttatgcTCTGAACAGTTGCATTGCTGCTCACCGAGAGTCTAACCAATCTATGACCTACCTTTAAAACTTGTACTGGTTCGTTGTTTTGCTTTGAACAACATTCCTATTGTGCCCTCAGTACAGGGACTCTGAGGGTTGTGACCCAGGTGTAGTTGCGGTCAGTGatatattcttcttttttcgTCATCACAGGCATAAGATTGAGATCTCTGGCGGACTTGGTGCTTTGGCTGGAAAGGTAGGGTGCACTTCTCTTACAGAAAAGTAACATTCTCAAAAGTTGACTTCTCATGGACTCCTCATGCTACAGATGgcatagggggggggggggggggggtcttggaAACCCTGTATTAAGCGCTATCAATGCATGCTATCATTATTAGTTAGACCAGTTGAATCCCAACATATCATTTCCAGAAAGTATGAAATAAATTCACACCAAAAACCAAattcaaaaaccaaaaattgCGTATACGTGCAACACTGAGAGAAAAATGTGGTTCTGATACTGCTGTCTATGCGCTATAGTCGGCTAACTTGAGACGCGCTTAGACAGTCTTCaattatagaccgattgcaatagcgcggtctataattatagccagtctttAATCTGTagcctgctctgagctggctataatcgatctttgttttttgtttttaaagatggcactacatttgttagttgtagatgatttgatacaaagagctctaggattagattttattttagaaatagattacacccatgggaggcattatgatgatgataactGACTGGTCCCAGACCGCTGACTTAGACCATTTTATTGCAACCCGtcccagttggtagagcatctaCCCGGGAAGTCGTGGGTCTTTGGGTTCAAATTCCAATGAGGACCACTTGATTTTTGATatggtttttcttttcagaTCTGGAGGATTGGTCTGATGGGGCACAACTGTCGACCATACAACGTTGACAAGCTCTTAAATGCCTTCAAGGAAGCACTTCAACACTGCGGAATGACGATCCCATCATCCAAACTGTAGTCGCACTACTCTACAAGgaagaggtaaaaaaaaattaaccaaaGATCCTAATTCTTCCACTTTGATAATCATTTTATCTAATGCCGCCAACATAGGATTATatatcagttggtagagtgctgttTTCCACTCCAGTCAACTCTTTGTTTAATCCCCAGATCATTTGTAGAGTGTCACGGCGAGTGGTTAAgtgcatcgaattcaagttctggtgctaattcaccggagtgtgggttcgaatcccggtcgtgacccttgtgtccttgagcaagatactttactataattgcttctcttcacccaggggtataaatgggtacctgccagggtagaggttgatattgtgaatgaaaagctttcggagcgccacggcagctcggggctgtatactccctaatgggagctgagaaagattaaagggatgtttattggcccaatgaccaggggactagtgtaaagcgcattgatacggtttattgtgaaatgcgctatataagaatttgttattattattatttaaagggagtggacactattggtaattactgaaactAAATAtcagtaatgtggagaggttggtagtataaaacatttggctccctctgaagtgaagtagttttcacgaaagaagtaattttccataaatttaattttgagacctcaagttgagaatttgacaatgtttgaggtctcaaaattgagcatctgaaagtacacaacttcgagtgacaaggttttttcttttctttcatagttatcttgcaactccgacgaccgatcatgctcaaattttcacaggttgctggcagtgttataagcactttatgtaatccaccataaacaaaatctgacaaacctgtagaagtttgagatcgatcggccatctgggtcacaagagaacAGTGAcaaaccaattacaaattttgcattgcatcgatgccaacttaacaaatgaataaaacttTGGTAATTATTTTAAACTAAGCAAAATTTCATAAGCCACTACTTTTTAAGCCAAACTTACAAAGGCACCGTAAAGTTTTTTGGCATTTTGACTGGTTAGCTTTTTCTACTTAAGCGTCAATCACAGGGTTAATATATTTTCCCTTTCTGTAAGTTAACAAATGTTTCAATATTAACTATTTAGTGGCGGGTAAACtgatttgtttaattattaaagATTTTTATATACGTTGCCTATTTAATGAATGGGTTAGCTGGCCTTAGCTTTTGAACCATAGCCTATGTTGTATATTTCAAAAGTATACTATAAACTAGATTTATACAGAAATTAGATTAGAAACAATGAAATTatgacaaacaaattaataaacatGTTTTCTTGTCTTTATGACTTATAGATTTGAACATAGGGACAACTATTACTTCTaaactttcatttaaaaaaatttttgttcttaaaggcagtggacactattggtaattatcaaagactagccttcacacttggtgaatctcaacatatgcaaaaaataactaacctgtgaaaatttgagctcaatcggtcatcgaacttgcgagataataatgaaagcaaaaaacacccttgtcacacgaagttgtgtgctttcagatgcttgatttcgagacctcaagttctaaatctgaggtcacgaaatcaaattcgtggaaaattacttcttctcggAAAGtatatagcacttcagaggaagccgtttctcgcaatgttttatactatcaacctctccccattactggtcaccaagaaaggtttaatgtaaataattattttgagtaattaccaatagtgtccactgcctttaatgttagaATTCAGTTTTAATTTATGCGAAACTACGTCCAAACATTATCTGGTGGTCTCGTTTATCAACGAAGTTGCTTTTTATGATCAGTATTCGGTAATCCATAAAGAACAATATTGTtaatatttcaataaaaatttaatatctatttTGAAATTACCAATTAAAATGAGTAAATAAGAGTTCCAATTTGTTTCACCGTCTCAATAAACATCAATTAaagtagttttgttttaaattatataaGACCGGAAAGCCCATAAGGGAACGCCAAAAAAGGTGCCCACACAAAAAACAGGTACGGGTAGTGTCTTCGAAAAAAAGGAGGGTGcaaactagcctgaacatctgacgtcacacttcgagttTGTGAATAACTCCAGAGAGTGCATAATGGTAAATTctcgtccataatcacctttcacctgcATTCATATGCAGACGAGcgcaagtgcagctgccaaacgtcacctcggaccaatcaaaacagataTAGAAAgcctacgtcactgcacgtttatccaatgaaatgatTGTATCAAATTAAATCGCTGGTGTCTCTCAAATGAAATCGCTTACCCTTGCGGAtgaagacaggggaccagtctaggtgGAAACATGATCCGTGGCGCGCCgccattgaaatgaaattgaagaataatgaaaaatgtagtcttgaaaatctaaaatgaaatgaatgtcTAGAATTAACTTTAATTACTGAGCAGAACGGAATAACACGTCCACGAAAACTAAATTAAATGCAATGCATGTTGTAGCTAAAAAGTTTCACCTTTGTTTTGATCGAATCGGGGAAAATACGTGTACTTGAATACCTTacacttttgatgaaattgacCTGGAAAACCTTTACAAACCCTGTACTAAGCTATACTTCCCATTTGCAGGCGGTGATGTTTACAACCCAATATGTATCATTTCTGTTCGAAATATGTCCACTCCCAAAATATTGCGAATCGGGTATGTGTTCACACAACAAAGTTACTCATCAGGGGTTTTACTTGGTCGATTTAGACACGCTTTATATTTTcacaaataatttcaaaatggccgctttttaGGCCTACAATATAAATACTGTCAACATTTTGCTGTTTTTTGCTGCACACCATAGGTTTTGCATTATTCTATACAGAGCTACAATGGCACCTGGGTACCTATTAGCGTGTCACGTGATATTTCTTGTAATTATGCAAATATTTCTGTATATTTTATGTGGAGTGAGGTAGTTGTATTTCCACGAAAAAAGGTCAGGCATCCGGGCCCGGGGAAATCCGGCCGAGTGTACGCcaataatgtgttttatataGAAGGCCTACTATGTACAAAGTCTAATGTACAAGACGAGTAAAATCTACTCCCGACATTGTGTGCACAAAGTGATAAATCAACAAACACAACAGACTGTCAACATAAAGCGAATAGTTTATAAGCAAATCCCTACATgttacaaaatacatgtacgtatacCAATAACTTGATGTTGGAAAATTATTAACTTGAGTTGACGATAGGCCACGTTTTGGAGACAACAAGATAATCGATCGTACCTCTATATTCAGCTGGAAAGTGTACCCGTGATACTCACACTGTCGACTGACATTTACACTAAAAACTAAacagttgaatccaacacttgcatgagttcggtgacgtgagtgactacactttgaaagtgttgggtCCAGCGTTTGGTTTGTTAAATCTAGCAGTTTAAATTTTTGATCCAAcacaaaaagggttaattcaacaatttattaagtgttatttcaacatttctcaaacaAATTCCTAATATGAATTATTGGAGTagctttttaaacgttaaactgTCACTTAAGTTGTTGACTGAATACTTTAAAATTCTGGATTTAACATTaaatgctggattcaacactttcaaagtgtagtcactcaccgaactcatgcaagtgttggactcaactttttagtttttagagtgtaccaacaatgttcatgtacatgggTTTAGACAGCTTGTAAAAAGTTGGTGTGCAACTCGATAATCGATAATCAAGGATATAACTTCGATCTCATGTGGGGGAATGGGGTATAGTGGTCcaagtgcttaaaggcactgggtggatttcacaaaggtagtcctaacttaggactagtcctaggcaatgctaggagataggaccagtcctaagttaggaccagtaactcatcctaacttaggactggtcctatctcttagcattgcctaggactagtaaaggtagtcctaacttaggactagtcctaggcaatgctaagagataggactagtcctaagttaggaccagtaactcatcctaacttaggactggtcctatctcttagcattgcctaggactattcctaagttaggactacctttgtgaaatccacccctggacactattggtaattactcggcataactgttagcataaaaccttacttggtgacgagcattggagagctgttgatagtatataacattgtgagaaacggctccctctaaagcaTCATAGTCGTTGAGAATGAGGTTTATaactaggcatctgaaagcacacaaagtgcaacaagggtgtttttctgtcactaatctcgtgcaacttcgatgacca
The DNA window shown above is from Asterias amurensis chromosome 18, ASM3211899v1 and carries:
- the LOC139950881 gene encoding alanine--glyoxylate aminotransferase-like, with the translated sequence MAHLSREPTFKLRISPSSELLKPINVPHKLLMGPGPSNIPPRVLAAGSLPVLGHLHPEFLKVMDDVKAGIQYAFQTKNELTLAVSGTGHAGMEAATMNIVERGDTILVAESGLWGQRLAGLADRLGANVKVIKKPMGQVFSLLDIENGLKMYRPSVFFITQGESSGTSLQPLQGVGDLCHRYNCLLLVDTVASMGGVPLLVDDWGIDVIYSGSQKVLGAPPGTAPISFSLRAREKMARRKTKVPSFYLDMAELGNYWGCDENPRRYHHTGMINSVYALREGLAMLAEEGLENSWKRHKECSKMLYAGLDKLGLKLLVSDPSVRLPTVTGVMVPVGVPWKEVAVYMMDKHKIEISGGLGALAGKIWRIGLMGHNCRPYNVDKLLNAFKEALQHCGMTIPSSKL